The Bdellovibrio sp. NC01 genome includes the window TGCAGCTGCTGAAGCTCAACGTCGTTGCCTTGAAGGCAGCTTGAATGGCAACTACGACTGGGACGGTAGAAACTACGGTTCACGCACAGGTGCTCGTGGTCGTATGACTTCAACTCGTGAAGGTTACAACTCTTACACTGGCGAATACTGCCGTGAATACCAATCTGTGATCTACGCTGGTAACCGCACTGAGGAAACTCGTGGAGTTGCTTGTACTCGTCGCGATGGCTCTTGGTATGAAGTTCAAGAAACTCAAGTTCGTTGGGGTGGCAGAAATGCCGGTGGCCCAGGTCGCAACGAAGGACCAGGTCGTTACAACCCAGCTCCAGTTCCACCTCCATCACGTCCTGTTCCACCGCCTCCTGTTCAAAACAACAGTGGTTCGTCAGTACAAGTATCAAGCATCTCTCGTCGTTCAGGTGGCGAATGGATCCGTGTGACATTGTCTCGTCCAGCTTCAATTGATCAAATCGAAGTACGTGCCTTGTCAGCTGGTATGAAAATCCACGAAGCGACTGTTTACACAGAAAATGGCCGTCAAATGCAAGTTCGTGAGTACCAATCGACTCCGACTTTCTACGCAGGCGACAGAGCTATGTCTGAGCGTTTGAACCTTCGTGACCGCGTAACAACGATCGATATCCGTGCTGAAGCAATGGGCGGCAACGCTGATGCTCTAGTGACTGTGATTTCGAATGATGGTTACACGTCATTGAACGTGTCGCGTTACTAGTCTACACTCCGGCTCCGCCGGAGTAGGGATTGCTTGTCTGCACTCCAGCTTCGCTGGAGTAGAGAAGTCTGATCACGATCTTTAGTTTAATAGTGGTAAAAAAGGCTCACAAAACGGGCAAAAAGCCAGTCTAGGACGTAGTGTCTAGACTGGCTTTTTTTTTGGCCAGGGACCATATTAAGTTCGTTTATAAGGAGCTTATTCAATGGCAAAACTTCGTGTTGGTATTAATGGTTTTGGTCGTATCGGTCGTGTTCTTTTCCGCGCTGGCTTTGAGCACTTTGACATCGTAGGTATTAATTCTTTGGACAGCCTTCAAGGTAACGCGCATTTGTTGAAGTACGATTCAGCACATGGTCGTTTTGATGCTGACGTTAAAACTGACGGCGAAAACTTGATCGTGAACGGCAAAAAGATTCACGTAAGCAAACACAAAAATCCTGCTGATATCCCTTGGAAAGATTGGGGCGTTGACTTGGTTCTTGAGTGCACAGGCGCATTCAAAACTAAAGAAGACTTCATGCTTCACATCAAAGGTGGCGCGAAACGCGTTTTGGTTTCTGGCCCTGCTGAAAAAGGTGCTGACATCACAATGGTGTACGGTATCAACCACGAATCTTACGATCCAGCTATTCACCACGTAGTTTCAAATGCATCTTGCACAACAAACTGCTTGGCTCCTTTGGCGAAAGTATTGAATGAAACATTCGGTATCGAACACGGTACAATGATGACTGTTCACTCTTACACAAACGACCAAAAAATCTTGGATGCTCCTCACTCTGACATGCGCCGTGCACGTGCTGCTGCGGTCAGCATGATCCCAACAACAACAGGTGCTGCGAAAAACGTAGGTCTTGTGTTGCCAGAATTGAAAGGTCGCATCGACGGTATCTCTGTTCGTGTTCCAACTCCGAACGTGAGCCTTGTTGACTTCACATTCACAGCAAAAACAGATGTAACGAAAGAATCAGTGAACGCTGCTTTGATCAAAGCTTCTGAAGGCGCCTTGAAAGGTGTGTTGGCAGTTGAGCACGATGAACTTGTAAGCGTTGATTTCAACGGTAACAAAAATTCATCGATCGTAGATCTTGCAACGACAATGGTTGTGGGTCCTCGTATGGTGAAAGTACTTTCTTGGTACGACAATGAGACGGGCTTCTCGAACCGTATGGTTGACGTGGCTCTTCACATGGCTAAGAAAGGTCTTTAATCCATGGCTTCTAACGGACTCAAAGGTATTAAGACCGTTCGCGATTTCGAGTTGGAAGGAAAAGTGGTTTTCCTTCGCTTGGATCTGAACGTGCCAATGGAAGACGGTAAGATCACGGATGAAAACCGTATCACGGCTTCTTTGCCGACAATTAAATATTGCATGGAAAAAGGCGCGAAGTTGGTTTTGGCTTCGCACTTGGGTCGTCCTAAATCAAAAGACGACGCTGAGTTTTCTCTAGAGCCAGTTGCGAAACGTTTGCAAACTTTGTTGGAAGCAGAAGTGATCTTGGTTGAAGAACCAGATTCAGATGCTCCAGTGCATCTTTTGCCTTCATTGAAAAAGAACCAATTGATCCTTCTTGAAAACGTTCGTTACGAAGAAGGTGAGACGAAAGATTCTATCGAGTTCGCACAAAAAATTGCGAACTACGCAGAGATCTATATCAACGACGCATTCGGTGCTTCTCACCGTGCGCATGCAACGATCCACGCTTTGCCTTCAGTGATGAAGGAAAAGGGCATTGGTTTCTTGATCGAAAAAGAAATCAACATGTTGGATTCTTTGCTAACAAATCCAAAACGTCCGTACATCGCAGTGATGGGTGGCGCGAAAGTGTCAGACAAAATCGCTGTGATCGAAAGATTGATGGATGTTGTTGATGGTTTCGTTATCGGTGGTGCGATGGCTTACACGTTCCTAAAAGGACAAGGTCAAGCTGTTGGTAAATCGCTTGTTGAAACTGACAAAGTTAAATTCGCAAAAGAAATGATCGAGCGTATTGAAGCTCGTGATAAAACAGTTCTTTTGCCAGTAGATCACGTGGCTTCAAAAGCATTTGGTGACGTTGCAAACGCACACGTAACTAAAGACGTTGTGATTCCTGAAGATGAAATGGGTTTGGACATCGGTCCGCAAACTATCAGAAATTATTCTGCGGCTTTAAAATCTGCAGGCACTATTTTCTGGAATGGTCCAATGGGCGTTTTCGAAAACCCAGCTTTCTCTAAAGGTACTTTCGGTGTTGCGCAGGCAATTGCTGAAAGTGATGCAATCAAGATCGTTGGTGGTGGTGATTCAGCGGCGGCGGCAGAAGCTTCGGGCTTCGCT containing:
- a CDS encoding beta-sandwich domain-containing protein — its product is MKKRMIVGALVVASITQTAGVAHASKADIGGIIGGVIGGLAGTQVGKGNGRTAAIIIGAVAGSVIGNKVGANMDENDRRAAAEAQRRCLEGSLNGNYDWDGRNYGSRTGARGRMTSTREGYNSYTGEYCREYQSVIYAGNRTEETRGVACTRRDGSWYEVQETQVRWGGRNAGGPGRNEGPGRYNPAPVPPPSRPVPPPPVQNNSGSSVQVSSISRRSGGEWIRVTLSRPASIDQIEVRALSAGMKIHEATVYTENGRQMQVREYQSTPTFYAGDRAMSERLNLRDRVTTIDIRAEAMGGNADALVTVISNDGYTSLNVSRY
- the gap gene encoding type I glyceraldehyde-3-phosphate dehydrogenase, producing the protein MAKLRVGINGFGRIGRVLFRAGFEHFDIVGINSLDSLQGNAHLLKYDSAHGRFDADVKTDGENLIVNGKKIHVSKHKNPADIPWKDWGVDLVLECTGAFKTKEDFMLHIKGGAKRVLVSGPAEKGADITMVYGINHESYDPAIHHVVSNASCTTNCLAPLAKVLNETFGIEHGTMMTVHSYTNDQKILDAPHSDMRRARAAAVSMIPTTTGAAKNVGLVLPELKGRIDGISVRVPTPNVSLVDFTFTAKTDVTKESVNAALIKASEGALKGVLAVEHDELVSVDFNGNKNSSIVDLATTMVVGPRMVKVLSWYDNETGFSNRMVDVALHMAKKGL
- the pgk gene encoding phosphoglycerate kinase, translating into MASNGLKGIKTVRDFELEGKVVFLRLDLNVPMEDGKITDENRITASLPTIKYCMEKGAKLVLASHLGRPKSKDDAEFSLEPVAKRLQTLLEAEVILVEEPDSDAPVHLLPSLKKNQLILLENVRYEEGETKDSIEFAQKIANYAEIYINDAFGASHRAHATIHALPSVMKEKGIGFLIEKEINMLDSLLTNPKRPYIAVMGGAKVSDKIAVIERLMDVVDGFVIGGAMAYTFLKGQGQAVGKSLVETDKVKFAKEMIERIEARDKTVLLPVDHVASKAFGDVANAHVTKDVVIPEDEMGLDIGPQTIRNYSAALKSAGTIFWNGPMGVFENPAFSKGTFGVAQAIAESDAIKIVGGGDSAAAAEASGFADKMTHISTGGGASLEYLQGDKLPGLEILRTRVR